The sequence ccaaaaaaaaaaaaaaaaaagaaaaaaaaaaacacataaaaattatagaaatggtcaaccagcagccctcagaggtgctctgtctatggagtagccattttttttattccttcactttcctaataaacttgctttgacTTCACACTATGGACccaccttgaattctttcttgcatgagatccaagaatcctctcttggggtctggattgggatcCCTTTACTGTAACAACACCTCTGGGAtctgggagggagggagctgggTAGGCTGCATCTTAGTcattctcctcttcctccaaAAGATGACCTTGGGGAGTCATAGAGGAGAGTTATGGAGATGTTCCTGAAAGATGTTCCTGATGGGGGTCAGGATTTAGTTAGCATGATTCAGGGTGTGGCACTGAAGCACTAGTGTTCTTGGGAAAATGGAGCTGTCTACAAACTCTAGTCACTCAAATATAACTGAGAGAACAGAAAAGCAGATCTCCTGTTCCTGTCTCACCTCTTTGGGTAATATGAACAGCCAGTGGGACAGGTAAAACCCCCGTTTCTCAGTCCCCAGCTCCCTGTCTCCTACAGTCTGAGGACCTTAGGGCAGAGATCAAGTAAATGACCCATGACCTAGTTTTTGCAGCTCAATTGCAAAACACCTGGCTTGGTTTGGCCTGGACTGGGGGAAGGGATGTCCCTGCTATGGCTCAACTTCTAAGTCACTGGGTTTCTGTCCTACATTCCACTGAAGTCTCAGAGGCATCTCACAGCACTGGGAAGAGTCTTGGAAACTCACATTCAAATCTCAGCTTGGCCACTAATTCTCTGGGTGACCTTGAGTCCTCTGGTCCCCACTGTGAAATGGGGAAGAGGTTTAGACAATATTTAGATGGCTCTTTAAAAGTACCAGGGggccagccatttgggaggctgaggcgggaggatcacttgaagtcaggagttcaagaccagcctggccaacatgtgaaaccccatctctactaaaaatacaaaagttagccgggtgtggtggcatgaacctgtaatcccagctactcgggagactgaggcaggagaattgcttgaacccaggaggtggaggctgcagtgagccaagatcacaccactgcactccagcctgggtggcaaagtgagactctctctcaaagaaaaaaaaaaaaagtaccagggGAGGaattcatttgaattttatcCTAGTGTTAGCCAATTGGTCCGATCCaaggaaaatttagaaaaggGAAGGGGATGTGTAAAGGAAACACTAGGCCCCACCTAGATGATGGCTGGAGCTTCTGATAGTCCTGTACTCCccacattttcagattttttttttttttttagacgaggtcttgctctgttgccaggctggagtgcagtggcgtgatctcggctcactgcaacctctgcctcccgggttcaagtgattcttctgcctcagcctcctgagtagctgggactacaggtgcgcgccaccacgcccagctttttttttttttttttactagagacggggtttcaccatgttggccaggatggtctcaatctcttgacctcgtgatccgcccgccttggtctcccaaagtgttgggattacaggcgtgagccaccaagctcgGCCATTTGTAGATTTTTTATAGCTCTTTTACCCCTCCCACTTCTTGTGCTGTCTTGGTGTGtgtaggggagagagagagagagagagagaggaagaagcagagcaagagtgagagaaagaaaggcaatATGGTTACTCAGCCCTTTTTCCGAaatctgtttttgcttttagGGATAGGATATGGATATAGTACTCCACACAGACCCCACCAAGTTTGCCTCTCCTCCACTACAGCCACTGAGCAGGTGACTGAGGCACTGTTGATCCAGGGTCATATCCTTACTCGCCCTAGAATGTAAGCTCAGGCAGGGCAGAGGCCATGCCTGACTTGTGCAGCCCAATGCTTCACACAGCCTAGGTGCGTAGCACatggtagatgctcagtaaatatttgctgaatgaaagatcaaatgaatgattGCAGCAAGCAAGTCTTGTAGGCGTCCTGGAGCCCAAGGATTCTGCAATAGGCAGCTTTCACAGAGGTTCTtccagtgcagtggctccagcTCTGGGTGGAGTGGGATCATCAATGTCGGCCCCCAGGGTTCACAGCTGTTCTGAACCCCGCCCCCAGGTGGCAGGGCAGCCCAGTCAGTCACGTGCTGGCGGCTGGCCAATCATCGGGGGCGGCGCGGGGAGGGGCGGTGTAGACGGAGAAAGTGAAGGGTGAGGCACCGCCCTGCAGATTTTCCAGCGGATCCCCGGTGGCCTCATGTCGCGCAGCGGAACCGATCCCGAGCAGCGCCAGCAGGCGTCAGAGGCGGACGCCGCAGCAGCAACCTTCCGGGCAAGCGGTAACTGCACCGCGGCAGGGACTCCCTGGGGCGCGGAGCCGAGCCCTCCCCTTCTTTAGGAAGCTCTCGCCCCCACCTAAGGTTGGAACGCTCATCCCGAGGCAGACCGACAAGGCATACAGTAGCCTGTGTACGAGCCGCAGGCCAATTGGCGTTGGGAAGGTCCAATCCTGGGCCTCTAGCTCCTGAGCGGGACGGGGCGGAGAGGACGCTTCCGAGCTTGGGCCTGCTGGTGGGTGAGACCCAGGAGAGAGGGAGCTAGAGAGCTCTGAGGACTGATCTTAACTGTCTGCCCCTAGACCATCAGCATATACGCTACAACCCGCTGCAGGATGAGTGGGTGCTGGTGTCAGCTCACCGCATGAAGCGGCCCTGGCAGGGTCAAGTGGAGCCCCAGCTTCTGAAGACAGTGCCCCGCCATGACCCCCTCAACCCTCTGTGTCCCGGGGCCACCCGAGCCAATGGAGAGGTAAGCCTGTAGAGCCCTGCATCTGCAGGCTGGGCCACGGGGAGTAGTTCCCTCTTAGAGCTGTCCTCCACCCACAGGGGTAGTGAACCTCCTTCTGGGTCATATCCCACCAAGCTTTTTGGTCCCCTAGAGTGGGCCTTGCCTACTCACTTGTAGCCTGTCCAGTCTTTGAAGCCCACCAGGTAACTGGTGGTATGGGGCAGTGAGTGCTTCTAGCCCATCCTTGTCAGTAGGTGAATCCCCACTACGACAGCACCTTCCTGTTTGACAACGACTTCCCAGCTCTGCAGCCTGATGCCCCCAGTCCAGGTAACCTGGCTCCAACTGCTGTTGGGGAGGAGGGTGGCTAGACCTCTTGAGGGACTTCTGCTGCAGAGAGTCATACTCCTTTACCTCAGGACCCAGTGATCATCCCCTTTTCCAAGCAAAGGCTGCTCGAGGAGTCTGGTAACTATGGATTTCCCCTTACAACTTTCAAACCAGGGTTGGAGACTCAGCACTGGGGCTGGGCCCTGCCCATAGCAGAGCCAAGCCCTACCTCTCAGTTATCTTTACCCCCCTCACCACCCAGTAAGGTCATGTGCTTCCACCCCTGGTCGGATGTAACGCTGCCACTCATGTCGGTCCCTGAGATCCGGGCTGTTGTTGATGCATGGGCCTCAGTCACAGAGGAGCTGGGTGCCCAGTACCCTTGGGTGCAGGTTTGTGAGGTCGCCCCTTCCCCTGGATGGGCAGGGAGGGGGTGATGAAGCTTTGGTTCTGGGGAGTAACATTTCTGTTTCCACAGGATGTGGTCAGGAGGGAGCTGACTTGGTGTCTTTTGGGTAACAAAGCTCCCTATCCCTATCTGACAGATCTTTGAAAACAAAGGTGCCATGATGGGCTGTTCCAACCCCCATCCCCACTGCCAGGTAAGGGTGTCAGGGGCTCCAGTGGGTTTCTTGGCTGAGTCTGAGCCAGCACTGTGGACACAGGAACTGGATTAATGGatgggacaaaggaaatatgccaATGATGTGGAGGCTTGGAAGTAAAGGACCTGTCTGTTCTTCTCTGCTTTTGCCCCTTGACAGGTGTGGGCCAGCAGTTTCCTGCCAGATATTGCCCAGCGTGAGGAGCGATCTCAGCAGACCTATAAGAGTCAGCATGGAGAGCCCCTGCTAATGGAGTATAGCCGCCAggagctactcaggaaggtggGAGAGAGCCAAGCCCTGTGTTCCCAAGGAGTCCCTAACTTTCTTACCCCACGAGAGAGGTGTGTAAAGGAGAAAGCTAGAGGGGAACTAGTAGAGAGAGAGACTTGCTAGGAGGCCTTAGCAATAATCCAGTAATCTAAAGGAAAGATGATGGTGATTTAGACTCGGGTGGttagtggtggaggtggtgagaaggCATCAGATTCTGGGcacattcttttcttctgcttccccTGCCTATTTGCTGACCCCACCCCAGCTCTTATGTCATCTTGATGACTTCCTGTCCATTCTGCCTGCCTAGGAACGTCTGGTCCTAACCAGTGAGCACTGGTTAGTACTGGTCCCCTTCTGGGCAACATGGCCCTACCAGACACTGCTGCTGCCCCGTCGGCATGTGCAGCGGCTACCTGAGCTGACCCCTGCTGAGCGTGAtggtcagtctcccaagtaggatCCTGGGGCTAGGCACTGGATGGGGGTTGCTCCCAGTAGGGTCAGCATCTGGACCCCAGGCTGAGAGTCAGGCTCTGATTCCAGATCTAGCCTCCATCATGAAGAAGCTCTTGACCAAGTACGACAATCTCTTTGAGACGTCCTTTCCCTACTCCATGGGCTGGCATGGTGAGGCTTTTCAAGTACCTATATCTAGCCCCAACACTATTTCTGGGCCTGGGGCCCAGCCCAGTGAACTGCAACCCCAAAGGAGCAAGCCTTGAAACAGTTGCTGGGGGATGTGGCAAGAGCAGAGATGCTGGGGGGATGTGGCAAGAGCAGAGATGCTGGGACTGAGGGTGGAGCAGCAAACTTGGTGAAAATATGTCTCCAATATGCTTTCTAATCTCCTGCCAGCTCTTCTCAGGCAGGGATCCTGGGAGATGTAGTTTTCAGACACCTGGCTGGGTTTGGGGGTAGGGGCTAAGCTGGATAACTGAAAAAGGGCTCTCTCTCCCCATTATCTCTCTTCTGTCAGGGGCTCCCACAGGATCCGAGGCCGGGGCCAACTGGGACCACTGGCAGCTGCACGCTCATTACTACCCTCCGCTCCTGCGCTCTGCCACTGTCCGGAAATTCATGGTTGGCTACGAAATGCTTGCTCAGGCTCAGAGGGACCTCACCCCTGAGCAGGTCAGGACTCAGAGCAGTCTGGCTTCTCCAGACTCTCACATGCAGTATGTGCAGGCACCTGATACTTCTGTTGCCCTTGTGCTCCAATCATTGCACAAGGCAGAAAACAGCTCTGGCAGGGAAGGCACTGCCAAAGTTAGGAGCCCTAGGGCCTGGAAGGAGAGTATGGTCCTCAGatctcctttctctcctgcttcctccaggaagtcaTGACCCTGATAGTTCCCATAACAACCTGGGCATTCCTTGGGACTCAGGAGCTGCTCAACTCTTTCATCCCCTGGAGGCTCCAGCAGTCCTTATCACCAGCCTCACAATCCCACAGGCCCACCCCCAGTGGGCCTGTGGCATTCatatttcatattcatatttaaaaCCACAATATCCAGCAAAGTATCTTCTGAGCACCCAGAACTCCATaccattggccaggtgtggtggctcacgccttaatcccagcactttgggaggtcaagatgggaggattgcttgagcccacaagttcaagactagcctgggaaacataggaagaccttgtctctacaaaaaaaaatttacaaagttagccaggtgtggtggcatatacctgtggtcccagatacttgggaggctgagataggatcacttgggcccaggagtttgaggctgcagtgagctatgatcat is a genomic window of Chlorocebus sabaeus isolate Y175 chromosome 12, mChlSab1.0.hap1, whole genome shotgun sequence containing:
- the GALT gene encoding galactose-1-phosphate uridylyltransferase isoform X1 produces the protein MSRSGTDPEQRQQASEADAAAATFRASDHQHIRYNPLQDEWVLVSAHRMKRPWQGQVEPQLLKTVPRHDPLNPLCPGATRANGEVNPHYDSTFLFDNDFPALQPDAPSPGPSDHPLFQAKAARGVCKVMCFHPWSDVTLPLMSVPEIRAVVDAWASVTEELGAQYPWVQIFENKGAMMGCSNPHPHCQVWASSFLPDIAQREERSQQTYKSQHGEPLLMEYSRQELLRKERLVLTSEHWLVLVPFWATWPYQTLLLPRRHVQRLPELTPAERDDLASIMKKLLTKYDNLFETSFPYSMGWHGAPTGSEAGANWDHWQLHAHYYPPLLRSATVRKFMVGYEMLAQAQRDLTPEQAAERLRALPDVHYSLGQKDRETATIA
- the GALT gene encoding galactose-1-phosphate uridylyltransferase isoform X2, which codes for MKRPWQGQVEPQLLKTVPRHDPLNPLCPGATRANGEVNPHYDSTFLFDNDFPALQPDAPSPGPSDHPLFQAKAARGVCKVMCFHPWSDVTLPLMSVPEIRAVVDAWASVTEELGAQYPWVQIFENKGAMMGCSNPHPHCQVWASSFLPDIAQREERSQQTYKSQHGEPLLMEYSRQELLRKERLVLTSEHWLVLVPFWATWPYQTLLLPRRHVQRLPELTPAERDDLASIMKKLLTKYDNLFETSFPYSMGWHGAPTGSEAGANWDHWQLHAHYYPPLLRSATVRKFMVGYEMLAQAQRDLTPEQAAERLRALPDVHYSLGQKDRETATIA